Proteins encoded together in one Marinithermus hydrothermalis DSM 14884 window:
- the alaS gene encoding alanine--tRNA ligase, producing MRTAEIREKYLKFFESKGHLALPSFSLIPEDDPTLLFTVAGMAPLKPYFLGARPVFPGHEGEHRRVVTCQKCLRVGDIENVGRTARHNTFFEMLGNFSFGDYFKREAILWAWEFLTSPEWLGLDPDRLYVTVFEDDDEAYRIWRDEVGVPEERIGRFGEDENFWPANAISQGPNGPCGPCSEIFYDRGPGFGSADETGPNTGSGDRFVEVWNLVFTQYNRTGPVPGPGQLEPLPQRNIDTGMGLYRVAAILQDVQDFYDTDTFRPIIDRVVELSGRPYEGAASVSHRVIADHVRAVVAALSDGAVFSNTGRGYVIRRLLRRAVRHGYLLGLREPFMYRLAPVVAEVLGDYYPEMRDNLPATEKAIRLEEERFLTTLESGIRRLEDLLQGIPQGGVLSGEEAFRLYDTYGFPWDLTVEIAAERGVRVDREGFERAMARQQERARKASAFTGEVFVKSAEALDTLVAARGATEFTGYTTLEDEGEVLLILEGEAELERAEAGREVQVVLDRTPFYAEGGGQIGDFGYLEWAGGRARVVTTRKSPQGIHLHQVRVEEGVLEPGRRVRAVVDPARRATERNHTATHLLHAALRAVLGPHVRQAGSLVAPDRLRFDFTHPEPLSLEELERIERLVNRWVQADFPVTWTYKPLEEAKREGAMALFGEKYADVVRVVSVEGSPDVRGILDAPVTSKELCGGCHVRRTGEIGYFVIRSEEALAAGVRRIEALTGEAAVAFARGLLNRTQALARELGTTVEAVPERVQKLQEELKARGREIERLKAELARAQLGTGGKAEAREAGGWRYLAAELSGLDMNALRRAADELLEARGVDLVAVGADGMLVVKVSPAAQERGLAAGRVMKALAEAAGGRGGGREALAQGGGFDLKRAFAALEEVLRSQS from the coding sequence ATGCGCACGGCCGAGATCCGCGAAAAGTACCTGAAGTTTTTCGAGAGCAAAGGGCATCTTGCGCTGCCCTCCTTTAGCTTGATTCCCGAGGACGACCCCACCCTGCTCTTCACCGTGGCGGGCATGGCGCCCTTAAAGCCCTACTTCCTCGGGGCTCGGCCGGTCTTCCCCGGCCACGAGGGCGAGCACCGCCGGGTGGTCACCTGCCAGAAGTGCTTGCGCGTGGGGGATATCGAGAACGTGGGCCGCACCGCCCGGCACAACACGTTCTTCGAGATGCTAGGGAACTTCTCCTTCGGGGATTACTTCAAGCGGGAGGCCATCCTCTGGGCCTGGGAGTTTTTAACGAGCCCCGAGTGGCTGGGGCTAGATCCCGACCGGTTGTACGTCACCGTCTTCGAGGACGACGACGAGGCCTACCGCATCTGGCGGGACGAGGTCGGGGTACCCGAGGAGCGGATCGGGCGGTTCGGGGAGGACGAGAACTTCTGGCCAGCGAACGCGATCAGCCAGGGCCCGAACGGCCCCTGCGGCCCCTGCAGCGAGATCTTCTACGACCGGGGGCCCGGGTTCGGTTCGGCGGACGAAACCGGCCCCAACACCGGCAGCGGGGACCGGTTCGTCGAGGTGTGGAACCTGGTCTTCACGCAGTACAACCGCACCGGCCCCGTGCCCGGCCCGGGGCAGCTCGAGCCTCTCCCTCAAAGGAACATCGACACCGGGATGGGCCTGTACCGCGTGGCCGCGATCCTGCAGGACGTGCAGGATTTCTACGACACCGACACCTTCCGCCCCATCATTGATCGGGTCGTGGAGCTGTCGGGCCGGCCGTACGAGGGCGCGGCCTCCGTCAGCCACCGGGTCATCGCCGACCACGTGCGCGCGGTGGTGGCGGCCCTCTCGGACGGCGCGGTCTTCTCGAACACCGGCCGCGGGTACGTGATCCGCCGCCTGCTGCGCCGCGCGGTGCGGCACGGGTACCTGCTGGGCCTGCGCGAGCCCTTCATGTACCGCCTCGCGCCCGTGGTAGCCGAGGTGCTCGGGGACTACTACCCCGAGATGCGCGATAACCTGCCCGCCACCGAAAAAGCCATCCGCCTCGAGGAGGAGCGCTTCCTCACCACGCTGGAAAGCGGCATCCGCCGCCTCGAGGACCTCCTCCAGGGCATCCCCCAAGGCGGCGTGCTTTCGGGCGAGGAGGCCTTCCGCCTCTACGACACCTACGGCTTCCCCTGGGACCTCACGGTGGAGATCGCCGCCGAGCGCGGCGTGCGGGTGGACCGGGAGGGGTTCGAGCGCGCCATGGCCCGCCAGCAGGAGCGGGCGCGTAAGGCGAGCGCGTTTACCGGGGAGGTGTTCGTCAAGAGCGCCGAGGCCCTGGACACCCTTGTCGCCGCGCGCGGCGCGACCGAGTTCACCGGGTACACCACCCTCGAGGACGAGGGGGAGGTCCTGCTCATCCTCGAGGGGGAGGCCGAGCTCGAGCGGGCCGAGGCGGGCCGGGAGGTTCAGGTGGTGCTGGACCGCACCCCCTTCTACGCCGAGGGCGGCGGGCAGATCGGGGACTTCGGGTACCTGGAGTGGGCGGGCGGACGCGCGCGTGTCGTGACCACGCGGAAAAGCCCCCAGGGGATTCACCTGCACCAGGTGCGGGTCGAGGAGGGGGTGCTCGAGCCGGGCCGTCGGGTGCGGGCGGTGGTGGACCCCGCGCGGCGCGCGACGGAACGGAACCACACCGCGACGCACCTCCTGCACGCCGCACTGCGCGCGGTGCTGGGGCCGCACGTGCGCCAGGCGGGGTCGCTCGTGGCGCCGGACCGGTTGCGTTTCGACTTCACGCACCCCGAGCCCCTGAGCCTGGAGGAGCTGGAGCGCATCGAGCGGCTGGTGAACCGCTGGGTGCAGGCCGACTTCCCCGTCACCTGGACGTACAAGCCCCTCGAGGAGGCCAAGCGCGAGGGGGCGATGGCGCTGTTTGGGGAGAAGTACGCGGACGTGGTGCGCGTGGTGAGCGTCGAGGGCAGCCCGGACGTGCGGGGGATCCTGGATGCGCCCGTGACCTCGAAGGAGCTTTGCGGCGGGTGCCACGTGCGCCGCACCGGTGAGATCGGGTACTTCGTGATCCGCAGCGAGGAGGCCTTGGCCGCGGGGGTGCGCCGGATCGAGGCCCTGACCGGCGAGGCCGCGGTCGCCTTCGCGCGCGGCTTATTGAACCGCACCCAGGCCCTCGCGCGCGAGCTCGGGACGACGGTGGAGGCGGTGCCCGAGCGCGTGCAGAAACTCCAGGAGGAGCTCAAAGCGCGCGGCCGCGAGATCGAGCGCCTCAAAGCCGAGCTGGCCCGCGCCCAGCTGGGGACGGGGGGCAAGGCCGAGGCGCGGGAGGCCGGCGGGTGGCGGTACCTCGCCGCGGAGCTGTCCGGGCTGGACATGAACGCCTTGCGGCGCGCGGCGGACGAGCTGCTGGAAGCGCGCGGGGTGGACCTGGTCGCGGTCGGCGCGGACGGCATGCTCGTCGTGAAGGTCAGCCCCGCCGCGCAGGAACGCGGCCTGGCCGCGGGGCGGGTGATGAAAGCCCTGGCCGAAGCTGCGGGCGGGCGCGGCGGCGGCCGGGAGGCGCTCGCGCAGGGGGGCGGGTTCGACTTGAAACGCGCGTTCGCCGCGCTCGAGGAGGTGCTGCGGAGCCAGTCATGA
- the ruvX gene encoding Holliday junction resolvase RuvX, producing the protein MKVVALDVGDARIGLAAGDTETRFAFGRGYLQRTSLEADVQAVAAFAAREGAQRVVVGLPLRTDGSLSAQAEKVLRLVEALRRAGLVVETVDERYTTQLAQARVRALPKRKRREKGRLDEAAAVAILETYLGGPLALGCEP; encoded by the coding sequence ATGAAGGTCGTGGCGCTCGACGTGGGGGACGCGCGGATCGGCCTGGCCGCGGGGGATACCGAGACCCGCTTCGCCTTCGGCCGCGGGTACCTGCAACGGACGAGCCTCGAGGCGGACGTGCAAGCCGTGGCCGCCTTCGCCGCGCGGGAGGGCGCGCAGCGGGTGGTGGTCGGCCTGCCCCTCCGCACCGACGGCAGCTTGAGCGCCCAGGCCGAGAAGGTGCTGCGGCTGGTGGAGGCGCTGCGCCGGGCGGGCCTTGTGGTCGAGACGGTGGATGAGCGCTACACCACCCAGCTCGCCCAGGCCCGCGTGCGCGCCTTGCCTAAGCGGAAGCGCCGGGAGAAGGGTCGGTTGGACGAGGCCGCCGCGGTGGCCATCCTCGAGACCTACCTGGGCGGCCCTCTCGCTTTGGGCTGCGAGCCGTGA
- the mltG gene encoding endolytic transglycosylase MltG — MRDPRLPYPVYPALPAPGRGQPPPRGRRLWVAGLAAAVFLLGLGALGYGYFLLGPTGVTAVVRIPRGAGAYQVAEVLEAAGLVRDATAFALYARATGKAGALRSGVYRLEGRGVPQLLEDLSGRQAPLAARLTFPEGWRAVEYAARLEANGFDGRAYLERVRDPPAELTPEYVEGPTLEGYLFPATYTIPLDATPEEILRMMLERFEQELTPERRARLAELGLSVHAWVTLASIVQAEAGSVEEMPYIAGVFLNRLDAGLPLQSDPTVAYALGKRLPELDRFAGDFEVDSPYNTYKRVGLPPGPINNPGRAALEAVLNAKRFSPAGKPYLFFFHARGELYLNEDFGGHLRDLNRYRYAP, encoded by the coding sequence ATGCGCGATCCCCGCTTGCCGTACCCCGTGTACCCGGCCCTGCCCGCCCCGGGCAGGGGACAACCTCCCCCGCGAGGACGGCGCTTATGGGTGGCGGGGCTAGCAGCGGCCGTGTTCCTGCTTGGGCTGGGGGCGCTGGGGTACGGGTACTTCCTGCTCGGACCGACCGGCGTCACGGCCGTGGTGCGGATCCCGAGGGGCGCGGGCGCGTACCAGGTGGCTGAGGTGCTGGAGGCGGCGGGCCTCGTGCGCGACGCGACCGCCTTCGCCCTGTACGCCCGCGCTACCGGAAAGGCTGGCGCGCTCCGGAGCGGCGTGTATCGCCTCGAGGGGCGGGGCGTGCCCCAGTTGCTCGAGGACCTGAGTGGGAGGCAAGCGCCCTTGGCGGCGCGCCTCACGTTCCCCGAGGGGTGGCGCGCTGTGGAGTACGCGGCGCGCCTCGAGGCGAACGGGTTTGACGGGCGGGCGTACCTCGAGCGGGTGCGCGACCCGCCCGCGGAGCTCACCCCCGAGTATGTGGAAGGCCCCACGCTGGAGGGGTACCTCTTTCCCGCGACGTACACCATCCCGCTGGATGCGACCCCGGAGGAGATCCTCCGGATGATGCTCGAGCGCTTCGAGCAGGAGCTCACACCGGAACGACGGGCGCGGCTTGCGGAATTGGGGTTGAGCGTGCACGCCTGGGTGACCCTCGCGTCGATCGTGCAGGCCGAGGCGGGCAGTGTTGAGGAGATGCCGTATATCGCCGGGGTGTTCCTCAACCGCTTGGATGCGGGGCTACCCTTGCAGTCCGACCCGACCGTAGCGTACGCCTTGGGCAAGCGCCTCCCGGAGCTGGACCGGTTCGCGGGGGATTTCGAGGTGGACTCGCCATACAACACCTACAAGCGCGTGGGCCTGCCTCCCGGCCCGATCAACAACCCAGGGCGGGCCGCGCTGGAGGCGGTCTTAAACGCCAAGCGCTTTTCTCCGGCCGGGAAACCGTACCTGTTCTTCTTCCACGCGCGGGGCGAACTGTACCTGAACGAGGATTTCGGGGGGCATCTGCGCGACCTCAACCGCTACCGTTACGCTCCATGA
- a CDS encoding VOC family protein — MLLHTVRLPTPDLEASVGFYQALGFALSELEASRARVVPRSGARLELVQAPLPLGAVAVLQGARGWIRDPDGNLLLYAPAPAAPRAVGQATVHAVLYPVGNVRASTHWYARALGWPERFADARLPWSELAPTPKAPRLALTPPLANEARAALLLRVPAVFRELERLQEHGLEPGWVREVAWGRLAGYTDPGGNPLVLMERNGSG; from the coding sequence ATGCTCCTCCACACCGTACGCCTCCCCACTCCAGACCTCGAGGCCTCCGTGGGGTTCTACCAGGCCCTTGGGTTCGCCTTAAGCGAGCTCGAGGCCAGCCGCGCGCGGGTCGTGCCTCGAAGCGGTGCCCGCCTCGAGCTGGTGCAGGCCCCCCTCCCCTTAGGGGCCGTCGCGGTCCTACAGGGGGCTCGCGGGTGGATCCGGGACCCTGACGGTAACCTCCTGCTCTATGCCCCCGCCCCCGCCGCGCCTCGCGCTGTAGGGCAGGCGACGGTGCACGCCGTGCTCTACCCGGTCGGAAACGTGCGCGCGAGCACCCACTGGTACGCGCGCGCGCTGGGGTGGCCGGAGCGGTTCGCGGATGCGCGCCTCCCCTGGAGCGAGCTCGCACCCACCCCCAAAGCCCCCCGCCTCGCGCTCACCCCTCCGCTCGCGAACGAGGCCCGCGCCGCTTTACTGCTGCGCGTCCCCGCGGTGTTCCGCGAACTCGAGCGCCTCCAGGAGCACGGCCTCGAACCTGGCTGGGTGCGGGAAGTGGCGTGGGGCCGGCTCGCAGGGTACACCGACCCTGGCGGCAACCCCCTGGTGCTCATGGAGCGTAACGGTAGCGGTTGA
- a CDS encoding MFS transporter, with protein MRALFVLAFIEATAFALLVIYAPLYLFELTREARYSTSVVWIPATLTFLLAPRWALWGRAHLTRLVRLGLAGYAANLWVLPRLEDPLAFLAVLALFSSLQAAFQPGLKTLIGQHGPQALGRYFAVQSAGWMLGSLLGGLFFERVGFLPLATAVGTLAALAVLLPLPSTLPPPTRPRRGLPPGVPSLLAPAFLVVLGGEAFFSLYSVYLTEGLQGPAALVGYSLTVVTFLGMLTSPAYGRWVERFGAPRALGWVLHGYLALYLLIALWPHPYVTAVLFAIPLYPAFQIATLELLYRRYPEARAEATGAFEAMLALALALGGLLAGAVADAFGLRATPWVTLLLVAAGWAWWHKR; from the coding sequence GTGCGCGCCTTGTTCGTGCTGGCCTTCATCGAAGCGACCGCGTTCGCGCTGCTGGTGATCTACGCCCCCCTCTACCTCTTCGAGCTGACCCGCGAGGCCCGTTACAGCACGAGCGTGGTATGGATCCCCGCAACCCTCACCTTCCTCCTCGCGCCCCGCTGGGCGCTCTGGGGACGCGCGCACCTCACACGCCTCGTGCGGTTGGGGCTCGCGGGGTACGCGGCGAACCTATGGGTGCTGCCGCGCCTCGAGGACCCCCTCGCCTTCCTCGCGGTCCTCGCCCTATTCTCCAGCCTGCAAGCGGCCTTTCAGCCGGGCCTCAAGACCCTGATCGGGCAGCACGGCCCCCAGGCGCTGGGCCGGTACTTCGCGGTGCAGTCCGCGGGGTGGATGCTCGGCAGCCTCTTGGGCGGACTGTTCTTCGAGCGGGTAGGGTTCCTACCCCTCGCTACCGCGGTCGGCACCCTCGCCGCCCTCGCGGTCCTCCTCCCCCTGCCCTCTACCCTCCCGCCCCCCACCCGGCCCCGCCGCGGCCTTCCCCCCGGCGTCCCGTCCCTCCTCGCCCCCGCCTTCCTCGTCGTCCTGGGCGGCGAGGCGTTCTTCAGCCTCTACAGCGTGTACCTGACCGAGGGTCTCCAAGGGCCGGCCGCGCTCGTGGGGTACTCCCTCACCGTGGTTACCTTCCTCGGCATGCTCACCTCCCCCGCGTACGGCCGCTGGGTGGAGCGGTTCGGCGCACCGCGCGCGCTGGGGTGGGTGCTGCACGGCTACCTCGCGCTCTACCTCCTCATCGCCCTCTGGCCCCACCCCTACGTCACGGCCGTTCTCTTCGCCATCCCGCTCTACCCCGCCTTCCAGATCGCCACCCTCGAACTCCTCTACCGCCGTTACCCCGAGGCTCGAGCCGAAGCCACCGGGGCCTTCGAGGCCATGCTGGCCCTCGCCCTCGCGCTCGGCGGCCTCCTGGCTGGCGCGGTCGCGGACGCGTTCGGGTTAAGGGCCACCCCCTGGGTCACCCTCCTCCTGGTCGCAGCGGGGTGGGCCTGGTGGCACAAGCGATAA
- a CDS encoding class II aldolase/adducin family protein gives MRGMDVPVFTFYGRVPEGLQEFVEGVQAALEARGYRYDAQAEAPRLVLNLITPEDPRPYRRKAQATFVISLMRLDRVPEPAIQRLYPYLVRALSNMLIVYTPGQGARFFTLELGHYIEPEGAAFYERVADRIDPIARSVLVINNRFEADLEPELWQGDALTAALREAGRRLAAWDLLPAPFPIEEILPPEDLRHVKRLYGIGGLSYGNLSVRKDAQRFWMSASGVDKSNLREIGRDILMVKGYDPEANTMVLSVPPGVRPRRVSVDAIEHWMIYRAHPEVGAIIHVHAWMDGVPSTQFNYPCGTYQLAEAVAEKMRAAPDPACAVVGLKNHGLTITGRTLEEILERIEGRLVRQVPMT, from the coding sequence ATGCGGGGGATGGACGTCCCGGTATTTACCTTCTACGGTCGCGTTCCGGAAGGGTTGCAGGAGTTTGTGGAGGGCGTGCAGGCCGCGCTCGAGGCGCGCGGGTACCGGTACGACGCGCAAGCGGAGGCTCCGCGACTCGTGCTGAACCTGATTACCCCGGAGGACCCGAGGCCCTACCGCCGCAAGGCCCAGGCCACCTTCGTGATCTCGCTGATGCGCCTGGATCGCGTGCCTGAACCGGCCATCCAGCGCTTGTACCCGTACCTGGTACGGGCGCTGTCCAACATGCTGATCGTGTACACACCCGGCCAGGGCGCGCGCTTTTTTACCCTCGAGCTCGGGCACTACATTGAACCCGAAGGGGCAGCGTTCTACGAGCGGGTCGCGGATCGGATCGATCCCATCGCGCGTTCCGTGCTCGTGATCAACAACCGTTTCGAGGCGGACCTCGAGCCCGAGTTGTGGCAGGGGGACGCGTTGACGGCCGCGCTGCGGGAGGCGGGTCGGCGGCTCGCGGCGTGGGACCTGCTCCCGGCCCCCTTCCCCATCGAGGAGATCCTTCCCCCTGAGGACCTGCGGCACGTGAAGCGGCTGTACGGGATCGGGGGGCTTTCCTACGGGAACCTCTCGGTGCGCAAGGACGCGCAGCGGTTTTGGATGTCCGCCTCGGGGGTGGACAAGAGCAACCTCCGCGAGATCGGCCGGGACATCCTGATGGTGAAGGGGTACGACCCCGAGGCGAACACCATGGTGCTCTCGGTTCCGCCGGGGGTGCGGCCCCGCCGGGTCTCGGTGGACGCGATCGAGCACTGGATGATCTACCGCGCGCATCCCGAGGTCGGCGCGATCATTCACGTGCACGCCTGGATGGACGGCGTGCCCTCCACGCAGTTCAACTACCCGTGCGGGACCTACCAGCTCGCCGAGGCCGTGGCGGAGAAGATGCGCGCAGCGCCGGACCCCGCCTGCGCGGTGGTGGGCCTCAAAAACCACGGCCTCACCATCACCGGACGCACCCTGGAGGAGATCCTCGAGCGCATCGAGGGACGGTTGGTGCGCCAGGTGCCGATGACGTAG
- a CDS encoding zinc-dependent alcohol dehydrogenase, with protein sequence MRAVQYRPSIPRFVLARLLGKRFPVTALPLRLERVPAPEPPAGWVRVRVRLAGVCGSDLALLYGKNSPRLSPFFSFPAVLGHEILGEVAGSRVVVNPLLACRERGLEPCPACREGEEGRCVNVARGALAPGMLGFHRELPGGWSEMVVAHPARLYPVPDRVPDERAVFAEPFAVVVRGVRLAFEGGFPRRVLMVGAGTIGLLAVRALRLLGFTGEVHVIARRPHQAEFARRMGADRVHAGLAEAAQAGGSERYRAVFGYTAWRGGFDAVVDAAGSASSLEQASWMVREGGTILLLGAPGVMVHDFAPYWFREVRLVGSYVYAARDFRDAVEMLVEAEGLEVLLTHTFPLHAWPEALRTAVRHRGVKVAFAPGGARRRVML encoded by the coding sequence ATGCGGGCCGTGCAGTACCGGCCCTCCATCCCACGGTTTGTGCTCGCGCGCCTGCTCGGCAAGCGGTTCCCCGTGACCGCCCTGCCCCTCAGGCTCGAGCGCGTTCCCGCGCCGGAGCCGCCCGCGGGGTGGGTGCGGGTGCGGGTGCGGCTGGCGGGCGTGTGCGGTTCGGACCTGGCGCTTTTATACGGAAAGAACTCCCCTAGGCTCTCTCCGTTCTTTTCCTTCCCGGCGGTGCTAGGACACGAGATCCTCGGCGAGGTGGCCGGGAGCCGCGTGGTGGTGAACCCGTTGCTCGCCTGCCGCGAGCGGGGCCTCGAGCCGTGCCCGGCTTGCCGTGAGGGGGAGGAGGGGCGGTGCGTGAACGTGGCGCGAGGCGCGCTCGCGCCGGGCATGCTGGGGTTTCACCGCGAGCTTCCGGGGGGTTGGTCGGAGATGGTGGTGGCGCACCCGGCCCGGTTGTACCCGGTGCCGGACAGGGTGCCGGACGAACGAGCGGTCTTCGCGGAGCCTTTCGCGGTGGTGGTGCGGGGGGTGCGCCTCGCGTTCGAGGGCGGGTTCCCGCGCCGGGTGCTCATGGTGGGAGCGGGCACGATCGGGTTGCTTGCGGTGCGGGCGCTGCGTTTGCTGGGGTTTACGGGGGAGGTGCACGTGATCGCGCGGCGGCCGCACCAGGCCGAGTTCGCTCGCCGGATGGGCGCGGACCGGGTGCACGCGGGGCTCGCGGAGGCCGCGCAGGCCGGGGGGAGCGAACGCTACCGCGCGGTCTTCGGGTACACAGCCTGGCGCGGCGGGTTCGACGCGGTGGTGGACGCGGCGGGGAGCGCCTCGAGCCTCGAACAGGCCTCCTGGATGGTACGGGAAGGCGGGACGATCCTCCTCTTGGGCGCGCCGGGGGTGATGGTACACGATTTCGCGCCGTACTGGTTCCGCGAGGTGCGGCTCGTGGGGAGTTACGTGTACGCCGCGCGGGATTTTCGGGACGCGGTGGAGATGCTCGTGGAGGCCGAGGGGCTCGAGGTCTTGTTGACGCACACCTTTCCCCTCCACGCCTGGCCCGAAGCGCTCCGCACCGCGGTGCGGCACCGGGGGGTGAAGGTGGCCTTTGCGCCGGGGGGCGCGCGTAGACGGGTTATGCTCTAG
- a CDS encoding putative bifunctional diguanylate cyclase/phosphodiesterase: protein MPEQASAFPGWTARAWGVVLGGAALYSALFYLTYPFWGRGLAPFSALWVLAAGWSFGPRGGIMAGFMILPWHLALFSWVRDPGPAYPALLPATLLGVILGGGTGWARLLLERARAAEARYQRLLYHLPVGVGVHDGARLLYANPELARILGAPTPKALVGRPLTEFIPEAYRPQMQRRLEALRSGRTAVVSATYRLRRLDGTLIPAEVSGQRVPFGHTEAYQVVVRDLSEETALRTRLEHLTYRDAVTGLPNRNYLKLTARQVLEQAQRRGWVVAAILIDLNGFHSINEGFGVHVGDRVLRAVAEALQATVRAEDLVAHLGADEFLVLAQDCTPETALRLVQRYLTALEGPYTVDGHRAYVTATAGVALYPEHGTALDALLAAASAALREARGQGVPVRLHTPAQGGSPAPERLELEIELRQAMAARALELHYQPIRNLRTGRIAGAEALVRWPHPERGWIPPGAFIPLAEERGLMPELDRYVLRRALAEMARVPGWCAVNLSPQTLHDPGFVPFIREALEVSRVPPGRLVLEITERMLADPERILPVLQAIKELGVGLAVDDFGTGYSSLTYLRLFPLDHLKLDQRFTHGLTRSTQDTALVEGILDLARRLGIEVIAEGVETPEQLEWLKAHACDYAQGYLIARPGPLEALDALARREGS, encoded by the coding sequence ATGCCCGAGCAAGCCAGCGCGTTTCCCGGATGGACGGCGCGCGCCTGGGGGGTGGTCCTTGGAGGCGCTGCGCTCTATAGCGCGTTGTTCTACCTGACCTACCCGTTTTGGGGGCGGGGCCTGGCGCCCTTCTCCGCGCTGTGGGTCCTGGCGGCGGGGTGGAGCTTCGGACCGCGCGGCGGCATCATGGCGGGGTTCATGATCCTGCCCTGGCACCTCGCCCTCTTTAGTTGGGTGCGCGATCCCGGTCCGGCCTACCCCGCCCTCCTCCCCGCTACCCTGCTCGGCGTTATCCTTGGGGGAGGCACGGGGTGGGCCCGCCTCCTTCTCGAGCGCGCGCGGGCGGCGGAGGCCCGCTACCAACGGTTGCTCTACCACCTCCCGGTGGGGGTGGGGGTGCACGACGGAGCGCGCCTCCTGTACGCCAACCCCGAGCTGGCCCGCATCCTCGGCGCGCCCACCCCCAAAGCCCTCGTCGGACGGCCCCTGACCGAGTTCATACCGGAGGCGTACCGTCCCCAGATGCAGCGGCGGTTGGAGGCCCTGCGTTCCGGGCGCACCGCCGTGGTCTCCGCCACCTACCGCCTGCGCCGCCTCGACGGGACCCTCATTCCCGCGGAGGTCAGCGGGCAGCGCGTGCCCTTCGGGCATACGGAGGCCTACCAGGTCGTGGTGCGCGACCTGAGCGAGGAAACGGCCCTACGGACCCGGCTCGAGCACCTCACCTACCGGGACGCGGTCACCGGCCTGCCCAACCGAAACTACCTCAAGCTCACCGCGCGCCAGGTCCTCGAGCAGGCCCAGCGCCGCGGTTGGGTGGTCGCGGCGATCTTGATCGATCTGAACGGGTTTCACTCCATCAACGAGGGATTTGGCGTGCACGTGGGGGACCGGGTCCTACGGGCGGTGGCCGAGGCCCTCCAAGCCACGGTGCGCGCGGAGGACCTCGTGGCGCACCTCGGTGCGGACGAGTTCCTCGTCCTCGCGCAGGACTGCACGCCGGAGACGGCGCTGCGCCTCGTCCAGCGGTACCTCACCGCCCTCGAGGGGCCCTACACCGTTGACGGGCACCGGGCGTACGTGACCGCCACGGCCGGGGTCGCCCTCTACCCTGAGCACGGCACAGCCCTCGACGCCCTGCTCGCCGCGGCGAGCGCCGCACTGCGCGAGGCGCGCGGCCAAGGCGTGCCCGTGCGCCTGCACACCCCCGCGCAAGGCGGTTCTCCCGCGCCCGAGCGGCTCGAGCTCGAGATCGAACTGCGCCAGGCCATGGCCGCCCGCGCGCTGGAGCTGCACTACCAGCCCATCCGCAACCTGCGCACGGGCCGGATCGCGGGGGCCGAGGCCCTCGTGCGCTGGCCGCACCCCGAGCGCGGCTGGATTCCCCCCGGGGCGTTCATTCCCCTCGCGGAGGAGCGCGGCCTGATGCCCGAGCTGGACCGGTACGTGCTCCGCCGGGCCCTGGCCGAGATGGCGCGCGTGCCCGGGTGGTGCGCGGTCAACCTCTCCCCCCAGACCCTGCACGACCCTGGCTTCGTGCCTTTCATCCGGGAAGCCCTCGAGGTGTCCCGTGTGCCCCCGGGCCGGTTGGTCCTCGAGATCACGGAGCGGATGCTGGCCGACCCAGAACGCATCCTGCCCGTCCTTCAGGCGATTAAGGAGCTCGGGGTAGGCCTCGCGGTGGACGACTTCGGCACCGGGTACAGCTCCCTCACCTATCTGCGCCTCTTCCCCCTCGATCACCTCAAGCTCGACCAGCGCTTCACCCACGGGTTGACCCGCAGCACCCAGGACACGGCGCTCGTGGAGGGCATCCTCGACCTCGCCCGGCGGTTGGGGATCGAGGTCATCGCGGAAGGCGTCGAGACCCCCGAGCAGCTCGAGTGGCTCAAGGCTCACGCCTGCGATTACGCCCAGGGGTACCTGATCGCGCGGCCCGGCCCGTTGGAGGCCCTCGACGCCCTCGCGCGTCGGGAAGGCTCGTGA